The proteins below are encoded in one region of Paenibacillus albus:
- a CDS encoding GNAT family N-acetyltransferase codes for MIRTIRQEEVRQSLELTQAAFAIRFSESDIEQRLPKLKMDQYLGYFVDGQLAAQLEILPLTIYVQGEKIAMGGIASVSSYPELRRQGMVGKLLVRSLAEMRERGQTVSMLNPFAYGFYRKYGWEYFSVQSLYTLELGAAPKYPTASGAVKRLRAEGWTEADRVYDNYAKRYNGMLRRDENWWLNHVFRRKLGSLAVYYAAGSGEPTGYMLYDIKDRHLNMHELVYLDLESRNGLWQFIRNHDSVVSRLKFTAPADEAFLFGMAEPKLQHELHSNFMFRVVDAAAFVKQYRFAGSAQGSVLQVSLVDEHAEWNNGVWEVSVSADGRAEAALLAGEASASGTISCSIQTLGAMLIGCQRPSQLADHGYLDGSAEAVAAWEQAIPRRISYMTDFF; via the coding sequence ATGATCAGAACGATCAGGCAAGAGGAAGTGCGGCAATCCCTCGAGCTGACTCAGGCGGCCTTCGCGATCCGTTTCAGCGAGAGTGACATCGAACAGCGTCTTCCCAAGCTGAAGATGGATCAATATCTCGGCTATTTCGTCGACGGTCAGCTCGCTGCTCAGCTGGAAATTTTGCCGCTTACGATCTATGTGCAAGGGGAGAAAATCGCGATGGGCGGCATCGCTTCCGTGTCCTCTTACCCAGAGCTTCGCAGGCAGGGCATGGTGGGCAAGCTGCTCGTGAGAAGTCTTGCAGAGATGCGTGAGCGGGGGCAAACCGTTTCTATGCTGAACCCATTCGCGTACGGATTCTATCGCAAGTACGGCTGGGAATATTTCTCCGTGCAGAGCTTGTATACGCTTGAGCTTGGTGCCGCACCAAAGTATCCGACTGCGTCTGGTGCCGTGAAGCGACTTCGGGCAGAGGGCTGGACAGAGGCAGACCGCGTCTATGACAACTATGCAAAAAGGTATAACGGCATGCTGCGGCGAGATGAGAATTGGTGGCTGAACCATGTTTTTCGGCGCAAGCTGGGCAGCTTGGCGGTTTATTATGCGGCGGGCAGCGGCGAGCCGACAGGTTATATGCTGTATGACATCAAGGATCGGCATCTGAATATGCATGAGCTTGTCTATCTGGACCTTGAGAGCAGGAACGGCTTGTGGCAGTTCATCCGGAATCACGACTCGGTCGTTTCAAGGCTGAAGTTTACGGCTCCTGCCGATGAGGCATTTCTGTTCGGGATGGCGGAGCCTAAGCTGCAGCATGAGCTGCACTCGAATTTCATGTTCCGTGTCGTTGACGCGGCGGCTTTCGTGAAGCAATACAGGTTTGCGGGTTCGGCGCAGGGGAGTGTATTGCAAGTGAGCCTCGTTGACGAGCATGCCGAGTGGAATAACGGAGTATGGGAGGTTTCGGTTAGCGCGGATGGGAGAGCGGAGGCTGCGCTTCTTGCTGGGGAAGCATCTGCTAGCGGGACGATCAGCTGCAGTATTCAGACACTCGGGGCAATGCTGATTGGATGCCAACGACCGTCGCAGCTTGCAGATCATGGCTATCTGGACGGATCAGCGGAGGCAGTGGCTGCATGGG
- a CDS encoding helix-turn-helix domain-containing protein has product MNRIASLLAFPIARIKSPSLFLWLLISYITIVTLLVSFILYSVFFYRGHIKEEVITYNNLNLKNTIDSYEGKISLIENSILSFSMNDKIAALDKPNFDYAAGSKLIDELQMYLSNQSLYLENMIIYFQKSNVTIEKSRGADADVMFQRYYSSKDYSYEFWKSQFDNLYVTRILPASTFSEYEYLNKKVSTQLIPIVIKNQTNPSVLIIAFADARKMFEAFHQSITNEFYIVDDVQRPYFSSGGADETFPAFDRNSSFVKHGNNYYFYKKGDTSRLTYVNVIPDDTISQMKWNINFVLLLALAVVISILAAFLFSVQFNRPVKQLVLAIQQLTTGFPWQKHSSIKEFAIIQDKVRHLLDSNFDISQNLEEKNSLLRHYAYINQLKNIRGNASYLTDLIKSNQPYRVVLFKLTFRPQLLEEIADDEERATLFIRAYIDKILTEKYPDSLTLQLESDQLLSVIYSGDAELSLEDTLDGLKEVLELDQAYCFSTIAVSARYERQEEFKVSFEQVKSLLQHRKFGSDNQVLWESADSKLANYYLMPAQEEELNASLTSGNEGQLIQFVKRELAAIRKKEAGEHEVRSFVSCIVDRAKRAFIVNQLDIELLQTMQTRLAHCHTFEELELVFEEWLPRLTDLIKSKKEKKDHITSFVFDYLEQHYAHDITLDMMADKLNITRSYLSTYFREKTGTYFVDYVNLIRVSRAKELLSRSDVKIGDAAARVGYQNINSFNRMFKKFTGVTPSEFRKVERA; this is encoded by the coding sequence ATGAATCGAATTGCGTCGCTGCTTGCGTTCCCGATTGCCCGCATTAAGTCGCCCTCCCTTTTCCTCTGGCTCCTGATCAGCTATATCACAATAGTGACACTGCTCGTTTCTTTCATTCTGTATTCCGTCTTCTTCTACCGAGGCCACATTAAAGAAGAAGTCATTACCTACAATAACCTCAACTTGAAAAATACGATCGACAGCTACGAAGGCAAAATCAGCCTCATCGAAAACTCCATCCTCTCCTTCTCCATGAACGACAAAATCGCTGCGCTCGACAAACCGAACTTCGATTACGCAGCAGGCAGCAAGCTAATTGATGAGCTCCAGATGTACCTCTCTAATCAATCGCTCTATCTCGAGAATATGATTATTTACTTCCAGAAGAGCAACGTCACCATTGAGAAATCCCGCGGCGCCGATGCCGATGTGATGTTCCAGCGCTATTACAGCAGCAAGGACTACTCGTACGAGTTCTGGAAATCACAATTCGATAACCTTTATGTCACCCGAATTTTGCCTGCATCGACCTTTTCCGAGTATGAATATTTGAACAAGAAAGTAAGCACCCAGCTCATTCCGATCGTCATCAAGAACCAGACGAATCCTTCTGTCCTCATCATCGCTTTTGCGGATGCACGGAAGATGTTCGAAGCGTTCCACCAATCCATTACGAACGAATTCTACATCGTAGATGATGTGCAGCGCCCTTATTTCTCGAGCGGCGGAGCGGATGAGACATTCCCTGCTTTTGACCGAAACTCCAGCTTTGTGAAGCACGGAAACAATTATTATTTCTATAAGAAGGGCGATACGAGCAGGCTCACCTACGTCAACGTCATTCCGGATGACACGATCTCGCAGATGAAATGGAACATTAACTTCGTCCTGCTGCTCGCGCTCGCGGTTGTCATCAGCATTCTCGCGGCCTTCCTGTTCAGCGTGCAGTTCAACCGTCCAGTCAAGCAGCTCGTGCTTGCGATTCAGCAGCTAACGACCGGGTTCCCTTGGCAGAAGCATAGCAGCATCAAGGAGTTCGCGATTATTCAAGATAAGGTCCGCCACCTGCTCGACTCCAACTTTGATATCAGTCAGAACCTCGAAGAGAAGAATTCGCTGCTGCGCCATTATGCATATATCAATCAATTGAAGAACATCCGGGGCAATGCCAGCTATCTGACGGATCTGATCAAGAGCAACCAGCCGTACCGGGTTGTGTTGTTCAAGCTGACTTTCCGGCCGCAGCTGCTCGAAGAAATCGCTGATGACGAGGAACGCGCAACGTTATTTATTAGAGCTTATATTGATAAAATCTTAACTGAGAAGTATCCCGATTCGCTTACCCTCCAGCTCGAGAGCGATCAACTGCTGTCTGTCATTTACTCGGGCGACGCTGAACTGAGTCTGGAAGATACGCTCGACGGACTCAAAGAAGTGCTAGAGCTTGACCAAGCATACTGCTTCTCGACGATAGCGGTAAGTGCCCGTTACGAGCGGCAGGAAGAGTTCAAGGTGTCCTTCGAGCAGGTGAAGTCGCTGCTGCAGCATCGCAAATTCGGCAGCGATAACCAGGTGCTGTGGGAGTCGGCAGATTCGAAGCTGGCGAATTATTACTTGATGCCTGCGCAGGAGGAAGAGTTGAATGCAAGCCTGACCAGCGGCAATGAAGGACAGCTCATTCAGTTCGTGAAGCGGGAGCTTGCGGCTATTCGGAAGAAGGAAGCAGGCGAGCATGAGGTAAGGAGCTTCGTAAGCTGCATTGTCGACCGTGCGAAGCGAGCGTTCATCGTCAACCAGCTTGATATCGAGCTGCTCCAAACGATGCAGACGCGTCTTGCACACTGCCATACTTTCGAGGAGCTGGAGCTCGTGTTCGAAGAGTGGCTGCCGCGGCTGACGGACCTGATCAAGAGCAAGAAGGAGAAGAAGGATCATATTACGAGCTTCGTGTTCGACTATCTGGAGCAGCACTATGCCCACGATATTACGCTCGATATGATGGCCGACAAGCTGAACATTACACGCAGCTACCTGTCGACGTATTTCAGAGAGAAGACGGGTACCTACTTCGTCGACTATGTGAATTTGATCCGGGTAAGCCGGGCGAAGGAGCTGCTCTCCCGCTCCGACGTCAAGATCGGGGACGCCGCCGCACGGGTCGGCTACCAGAATATCAATTCATTCAATCGAATGTTTAAGAAGTTTACCGGCGTGACGCCGAGCGAGTTCCGCAAGGTGGAGCGGGCTTGA